A single Streptomyces sannanensis DNA region contains:
- a CDS encoding DUF397 domain-containing protein encodes MEVADGFPGVVPVRDSKVPTGPALAFEAGSWAAFIGELKAGRHRV; translated from the coding sequence GTGGAGGTGGCCGACGGGTTCCCCGGCGTCGTGCCGGTCCGTGACAGCAAGGTCCCGACCGGTCCCGCCCTGGCCTTCGAAGCCGGCTCCTGGGCAGCGTTCATAGGCGAGTTGAAGGCCGGCCGCCACCGCGTCTGA
- a CDS encoding metallophosphoesterase, producing the protein MRARYGVPLGITAAVAGGLVYAAGFEARSFRLRRITVPVLPQGARPLRVLQVSDIHMVCGQRKKQRWLRSLAGLRPDFVVNTGDNLSDTEGVPELLDALGPLMEFPGVYVFGSNDYYGPKLRNPARYLVEKARGRHGLNGNAPAVGVVHNPWESIRDAFDDAGWVGLNNTRGRLKIDGMEIAFTGLDDPHIKRDRYERVAGGPAPDADFSIGVVHAPYLRSLDAFTEDGYPLILAGHTHGGQLCIPFYGALVTNCDLDTDRVKGLSAHHAGGNRSYLHVSAGCGTNRYTPVRFACPPEATLLTLTARD; encoded by the coding sequence ATGCGCGCACGCTACGGAGTACCCCTGGGAATCACGGCAGCCGTCGCGGGCGGCCTCGTCTACGCCGCCGGCTTCGAAGCCCGCTCCTTCCGGCTCCGGCGGATCACCGTGCCCGTCCTGCCGCAAGGAGCGAGGCCCCTGCGCGTACTCCAGGTGTCCGACATCCACATGGTGTGCGGACAGCGCAAGAAGCAGCGCTGGCTCCGGTCGCTCGCCGGACTGCGGCCCGACTTCGTCGTCAACACCGGTGACAACCTGTCCGACACCGAGGGCGTGCCCGAGCTGCTCGACGCACTCGGCCCGCTGATGGAGTTCCCCGGCGTCTACGTCTTCGGCTCCAACGACTACTACGGGCCCAAGCTCCGCAACCCCGCCCGCTACCTGGTCGAGAAGGCCCGCGGCCGGCACGGCCTCAACGGCAACGCGCCCGCCGTGGGCGTGGTGCACAACCCCTGGGAGTCGATCCGCGACGCCTTCGACGACGCAGGCTGGGTCGGCCTCAACAACACCCGCGGCCGGCTCAAGATCGACGGCATGGAGATCGCCTTCACCGGCCTCGACGACCCGCACATCAAGCGGGACCGCTACGAGCGCGTAGCCGGCGGCCCCGCCCCCGACGCCGACTTCTCCATCGGCGTCGTCCACGCCCCGTATCTGCGCTCCCTCGACGCCTTCACCGAGGACGGCTACCCCCTGATCCTCGCCGGCCACACCCACGGCGGCCAGCTGTGCATCCCCTTCTACGGGGCGCTGGTCACCAACTGCGACCTGGACACGGACCGGGTCAAGGGCCTCTCCGCCCACCACGCCGGCGGCAACCGGTCATACCTGCACGTCTCGGCCGGCTGCGGCACCAACCGCTACACCCCGGTCCGCTTCGCCTGCCCGCCCGAGGCCACGCTGCTGACTCTCACGGCGCGCGACTGA
- a CDS encoding helix-turn-helix transcriptional regulator, with the protein MAALFGARVRRLRTAAGLTQAELGRMTHVVSTRITQIERASGARPTLELARTLDAVLGADNLLVELWPYVYREAFPDWSRAFMAYSERAVSIGEYAAHVVPGLLQTEAYARAVLSVGLTLSSDTQLEERVTARMGRQGRLGSTDRPALWVVLDEAVLRRPVGGRAVMREQLERLLEAAAEPHITVQVLPFDQGEHDVMGGSLTILTLPDGSEVVYTEGAHHGQLIEDPAEVRRFSVTYDRLRAAALPPLMSLDMIRSVMEDNPRGAKVPSRSERRRVAQEQLQQSGGRQLRGGGRRVPRRRAGP; encoded by the coding sequence ATGGCGGCGCTGTTCGGTGCACGGGTGCGCAGACTCCGTACGGCGGCCGGGCTCACCCAGGCCGAACTCGGCCGTATGACGCACGTGGTGAGCACACGGATCACGCAGATCGAGCGGGCCTCCGGGGCGAGACCGACGCTGGAACTGGCACGGACGCTGGACGCCGTCCTCGGCGCGGACAACCTGCTGGTCGAGCTGTGGCCGTATGTGTACCGGGAGGCGTTCCCGGACTGGTCGCGGGCGTTCATGGCGTACTCGGAGCGGGCGGTGTCCATCGGAGAGTACGCAGCGCATGTGGTGCCCGGTCTGCTTCAGACCGAGGCGTACGCGCGGGCCGTTCTGAGCGTCGGCCTCACGCTCAGCAGTGACACACAGTTGGAGGAGAGGGTCACTGCGCGCATGGGACGCCAGGGGCGGCTCGGCTCAACGGATCGACCGGCCCTGTGGGTCGTCCTCGACGAGGCGGTACTGAGGCGTCCGGTCGGTGGTCGTGCCGTGATGCGTGAGCAGTTGGAGCGACTGCTTGAGGCCGCAGCGGAACCTCACATCACCGTGCAGGTACTGCCGTTCGACCAAGGTGAGCACGACGTGATGGGCGGCTCGCTGACGATTCTCACGCTGCCCGACGGCTCGGAGGTCGTCTACACGGAAGGCGCGCACCACGGTCAACTCATCGAGGATCCAGCCGAGGTCAGGAGGTTTTCCGTGACCTACGATCGGCTACGGGCCGCAGCCCTGCCCCCGCTCATGTCACTCGACATGATCCGATCCGTGATGGAGGACAACCCCCGTGGAGCGAAGGTCCCGTCCCGATCTGAACGGCGCCGCGTGGCGCAGGAGCAGCTACAGCAATCAGGAGGGCGGCAATTGCGTGGAGGTGGCCGACGGGTTCCCCGGCGTCGTGCCGGTCCGTGA
- a CDS encoding WhiB family transcriptional regulator → MGWVTDWSAQAACRTTDPDELFVQGAAQNRAKAVCTGCPVRTECLADALDNRVEFGVWGGMTERERRALLRRRPTVTSWRRLLETARTEYERGTGDLPVPVAAEVAYEESYAAVG, encoded by the coding sequence ATGGGCTGGGTAACCGACTGGAGTGCGCAGGCAGCCTGCCGCACGACGGATCCGGATGAACTGTTCGTTCAAGGGGCAGCGCAGAACAGGGCCAAGGCGGTGTGCACCGGATGCCCGGTGCGGACCGAGTGCCTGGCCGATGCGCTCGACAATCGCGTCGAATTCGGCGTATGGGGTGGCATGACCGAGCGGGAGCGCCGCGCACTGCTGCGCAGGCGCCCCACCGTCACCTCCTGGCGCCGACTGCTGGAGACCGCGCGTACGGAGTACGAGCGGGGTACGGGTGACCTGCCCGTACCGGTGGCGGCAGAAGTGGCGTACGAGGAGTCGTACGCGGCAGTGGGCTGA
- a CDS encoding ATP-binding protein: protein MLTGTITSGEEPRRSTEAPAAEAVVLDGEATEHPALTAQFASSARGARLARHLAVRRMEEWGHPPASDASCTVALVVGELAANAVQHGRVPGHDFRLRLGLDEVSGLVRIEVADAATAKRPPVRPPSSYPDGESGRGLLLVDVLAVRWGSTPRHPVGKTVWAEVSIDAHQRSHGQPPEASVRGATEVRAPRADASASYRGRHVCARRPRTE from the coding sequence GTGCTGACAGGAACGATCACCTCAGGCGAAGAACCCCGAAGGAGCACCGAAGCCCCTGCGGCGGAAGCCGTCGTGCTGGACGGCGAAGCCACTGAGCACCCGGCGCTCACCGCGCAGTTCGCCTCCTCAGCCCGAGGTGCGAGGCTCGCCCGACACCTCGCGGTGCGGCGCATGGAGGAGTGGGGACACCCGCCGGCGTCGGACGCCTCGTGCACGGTCGCCCTTGTGGTCGGCGAACTCGCCGCGAACGCCGTGCAGCACGGCCGTGTACCGGGGCACGACTTCCGTCTCCGGCTCGGCCTCGACGAGGTGTCGGGCCTGGTCCGGATCGAGGTCGCCGACGCCGCCACCGCGAAACGGCCGCCCGTCCGCCCGCCCTCGTCGTACCCCGACGGCGAGTCGGGCCGTGGCCTGCTCCTGGTGGACGTCCTGGCCGTGCGCTGGGGCTCGACGCCTCGTCATCCCGTGGGCAAGACGGTCTGGGCCGAGGTGTCGATCGACGCTCATCAACGCTCACATGGTCAGCCGCCTGAAGCTTCCGTGCGTGGAGCCACCGAAGTACGTGCGCCTCGCGCAGACGCTTCAGCGTCGTATCGAGGACGGCACGTATGCGCCCGGCGCCCGCGTACCGAGTGA
- a CDS encoding transglycosylase domain-containing protein has protein sequence MPKKRSGGGLTGTQQAAKFLGVSVLSGAVLAGIALPAAGAIGLAAKGTVEGFDEIPANLKTPPLSQRTTILDAKGDQIATVYSRDRTVVPLEDISPYMQKAIVAIEDARFYEHGAIDLKGVLRAINRNAQSGGVAQGASTLTQQYVKNVFVEEAGDDPDKVAQATQQTLGRKVRELKYAIQLEEELGKKRILENYLNITFFGQQAYGIEAASQRYFSKHAKDLDLGESAMLAGLVQSPSRFDPVNDAEEATQRRNIVLQRMAETHSITQAEADQAKAKPIRLNVSRPKNGCITAVKDAGFFCDYVRETFLSDPVFGKDREERGKIWNQGGLTIRTTLDPQAQNSVQESIKDHVNQDDKVATAVTLIEPGTGKVLAMGQSKPYGFGKNETQINYSVDKDMSGSNFGFPTGSTFKPFVAAAAIEQGIPATKTYSSPYEMSYPSPIKTCGKPFKNTDGDTAENENRSEVGPYGMKEAMAKSVNTYFVQMTGEIGICPIVEMTDKLGVKQGDGKKLPQVPSISLGSQGVSPLTMANAYATFANRGTYCTPVAIESIQGPGGKSLAVPQTKCTRAMSEQTADTVNTLLRGVIDSGTGEAAGLQSRDSAGKTGTTDHRKNAWFVGYTPNISGAVWVGSASQQVHMENITIGGVYHPKVYGGKVPGPIWKDAVTGALEGKDAPSFVNVHIPDPELDWDLDEDEYDGPDRRPHRNRHRGGNDNKPGGTQPSPDLPFSPDVIGGNNG, from the coding sequence ATGCCAAAGAAGCGCTCGGGCGGAGGCCTGACCGGGACCCAGCAAGCCGCCAAGTTCCTCGGGGTCAGCGTGCTCTCCGGGGCAGTGCTGGCGGGTATCGCCCTGCCTGCGGCCGGGGCAATCGGACTCGCGGCCAAGGGGACGGTCGAGGGCTTCGACGAAATCCCCGCCAACCTCAAGACACCTCCCTTGAGCCAGCGCACCACGATCCTCGACGCCAAGGGCGATCAGATCGCCACCGTCTACTCACGGGACCGCACGGTCGTCCCGCTCGAGGACATCTCCCCGTACATGCAGAAGGCGATCGTCGCGATCGAGGACGCCCGCTTCTACGAGCACGGGGCGATCGACCTCAAAGGTGTGCTGCGCGCGATCAACCGCAACGCGCAGTCGGGCGGTGTCGCCCAGGGTGCCTCGACCCTCACCCAGCAGTATGTGAAGAACGTCTTCGTGGAGGAGGCCGGCGACGACCCCGACAAAGTCGCCCAGGCCACCCAGCAGACCCTCGGCCGCAAGGTCCGCGAGCTGAAGTACGCGATCCAGCTCGAGGAGGAGCTGGGCAAGAAGAGGATCCTCGAGAACTACCTCAACATCACCTTCTTCGGCCAGCAGGCCTATGGCATCGAGGCCGCCTCCCAGCGCTACTTCAGCAAGCACGCCAAGGACCTCGATCTGGGCGAGTCCGCGATGCTCGCCGGCCTCGTCCAGTCGCCGAGCCGCTTCGACCCGGTCAACGACGCGGAGGAGGCCACCCAGCGGCGCAATATCGTGCTCCAGCGGATGGCCGAGACCCACAGCATCACCCAGGCCGAGGCCGACCAGGCCAAGGCCAAGCCGATCCGGCTGAACGTCAGCAGGCCGAAGAACGGCTGCATCACGGCCGTCAAGGATGCGGGCTTCTTCTGCGACTACGTACGCGAGACCTTCCTCAGCGACCCGGTCTTCGGGAAGGACCGGGAGGAGCGCGGCAAGATCTGGAACCAGGGCGGCCTGACGATCCGCACCACCCTGGACCCGCAGGCCCAGAATTCCGTACAGGAGTCGATCAAGGATCACGTCAACCAGGACGACAAGGTCGCCACCGCCGTGACCCTGATCGAACCGGGCACCGGCAAGGTCCTGGCCATGGGACAGTCCAAGCCCTACGGCTTCGGGAAGAACGAGACCCAGATCAACTACTCGGTCGACAAGGACATGAGCGGCTCGAACTTCGGTTTCCCGACCGGTTCGACCTTCAAGCCGTTCGTGGCGGCCGCGGCCATCGAGCAGGGCATTCCGGCGACGAAGACCTACTCCTCTCCCTACGAGATGTCGTACCCCAGCCCGATCAAGACCTGTGGCAAGCCCTTCAAGAACACCGACGGGGACACCGCCGAGAACGAGAACCGGTCCGAGGTCGGCCCGTACGGCATGAAGGAGGCGATGGCCAAGTCGGTCAACACCTACTTCGTGCAGATGACCGGCGAGATCGGCATCTGCCCCATCGTGGAGATGACCGACAAGCTCGGCGTCAAGCAGGGCGACGGCAAGAAGCTGCCCCAGGTGCCGTCCATCTCACTCGGCTCCCAGGGCGTCTCCCCGCTGACCATGGCGAACGCCTACGCCACCTTCGCGAACCGCGGCACGTACTGCACGCCCGTCGCCATCGAGTCGATCCAGGGACCGGGTGGCAAGAGCCTCGCGGTGCCCCAGACCAAGTGCACCCGGGCCATGTCGGAGCAGACCGCCGACACCGTCAACACCCTGCTGCGCGGCGTGATCGACTCCGGTACGGGTGAGGCCGCCGGCCTCCAGAGCCGCGACAGCGCGGGCAAGACCGGTACCACCGACCACCGCAAGAACGCCTGGTTCGTCGGCTACACCCCGAACATCTCCGGTGCGGTCTGGGTCGGCAGCGCCTCCCAGCAGGTCCATATGGAGAACATCACCATCGGCGGCGTGTACCACCCCAAGGTGTACGGCGGTAAGGTCCCCGGTCCCATCTGGAAGGACGCCGTGACCGGCGCACTGGAGGGCAAGGACGCGCCCTCCTTCGTCAACGTCCACATCCCCGACCCCGAACTGGACTGGGACCTGGACGAGGACGAGTACGACGGCCCCGACAGGCGCCCTCACCGCAACCGCCACCGCGGCGGGAACGACAACAAGCCCGGCGGCACTCAGCCCTCCCCCGACCTCCCGTTCTCGCCGGACGTCATCGGCGGCAACAACGGCTGA
- a CDS encoding DUF433 domain-containing protein → MVDRFKDGLLTPTETASYLEIPQSTLTSWLKGKAAGAPLVHQVEPVRKGQPSVPFIAVAEAHVLRSLRSLGLRMSEIREAAAAVRDAFDTPYGLVSKRIATDGVDIFIEHGWGDLRRARDGQVPIQEVVSDYLRYLIWEPGDDFPSSLRLRQYPESVPVVIDPRFGHGLPVVAANRVTVKAITDLWEAGETVEDIAYDYDMTPEQVDALCQAVVHLAGPGDARPDGRKRLGAPTVV, encoded by the coding sequence ATGGTCGACAGGTTCAAGGACGGACTTCTGACGCCCACGGAAACGGCCTCCTACCTTGAGATTCCGCAGTCGACGCTCACGTCGTGGCTGAAGGGCAAGGCCGCCGGAGCACCTCTGGTCCACCAGGTGGAGCCGGTACGAAAGGGACAGCCCTCGGTGCCTTTCATCGCGGTTGCCGAAGCACACGTCCTTCGTTCCCTGCGCTCCCTGGGTCTCCGTATGAGCGAGATCAGGGAGGCGGCTGCCGCCGTACGGGATGCCTTCGACACCCCCTACGGCCTCGTGTCCAAGCGGATCGCCACGGACGGCGTGGACATCTTCATCGAACATGGTTGGGGGGATCTCCGCAGAGCTCGCGACGGCCAGGTCCCCATCCAGGAAGTGGTCTCCGACTATCTCCGCTACCTCATCTGGGAGCCGGGCGACGACTTCCCCTCCAGCCTGCGGCTGAGGCAGTACCCGGAATCTGTCCCCGTCGTGATCGATCCGAGGTTCGGTCATGGTCTGCCCGTGGTGGCCGCCAACCGGGTCACGGTCAAGGCCATCACCGACCTGTGGGAGGCCGGGGAGACCGTCGAGGACATTGCGTACGACTACGACATGACGCCTGAGCAGGTGGATGCGCTCTGCCAAGCAGTGGTGCACCTTGCCGGGCCGGGCGATGCGCGTCCGGACGGGCGGAAGCGACTGGGCGCGCCTACGGTGGTCTGA
- a CDS encoding GatB/YqeY domain-containing protein, which translates to MTTLKAKLQEDLTHAIKERDELRSSTLRLTLAAITKEEVAGKTARELSDDEVQKVIAKEAKKRREASDAFEQGGRPEQAQRERAEGEVLDAYLPKQLTDEELHGIVAQAVEEARAAGAEGPRAMGAVMKIVNPKVAGRAEGGRVAAVVKQLLAG; encoded by the coding sequence ATGACCACGCTCAAGGCCAAGCTTCAGGAAGACCTCACCCACGCGATCAAGGAGCGCGACGAGCTGCGCTCCTCGACGCTCCGGCTGACCCTCGCCGCCATCACCAAGGAGGAGGTCGCGGGCAAGACCGCGCGTGAGCTCTCCGACGACGAGGTGCAGAAGGTGATCGCCAAGGAGGCGAAGAAGCGCCGCGAGGCGTCCGACGCCTTCGAGCAGGGCGGCCGTCCGGAGCAGGCGCAGCGGGAGCGGGCCGAGGGCGAGGTGCTGGACGCGTACTTGCCGAAGCAGCTGACCGACGAGGAGCTGCACGGGATCGTCGCGCAGGCCGTCGAGGAGGCCCGGGCGGCCGGTGCGGAGGGCCCGCGTGCGATGGGTGCCGTCATGAAGATCGTGAACCCGAAGGTGGCGGGCCGCGCGGAGGGTGGCCGGGTGGCCGCCGTGGTCAAACAGCTGCTGGCCGGCTGA